In Paenacidovorax monticola, the genomic window TGGGTTCGTCTCCTTGACTTTGTCGGTTAACGCAGGTGGAGTGTAGAGCGATCCATGAGCAGGTTTCATGCCCATTGCGAACGAGGTTATGCATGCCGCGGCACCATGGGGCGGGTATCCCCCTGGGCAATAATGTACAAAAAGTGTATACACTTTCTGGAAATCGATGCCGCGCTGTGCGGCTCATTACCAGGAGATATCCCATGGGCCTGAGCACCCACGTTCTCGACACCATGAACGGCTGCCCCGCCGCGGGCATGGCCGTCGCGCTGTATTCCACCCATGGCGAGCAGGCCACGCTGCTCAAGCGCCTGGTCCTCAACCACGACGGCCGCACCGATGCGCCGCTGTTCGACAACGCCAGCCTCAAGGTCGGCACCTACCGCCTTACCTTCGACGTGGCGGGCTATTTCCGCGCGCGCGGCGTGCAACTGCCCGAGCCGAATTTCCTGAACCAGGTCAGCCTGGATTTCGGCGTGGCCCATGCGGACCAGCACTACCACGTGCCGCTGCTGGTGAGCCCCTGGAGCTACTC contains:
- the uraH gene encoding hydroxyisourate hydrolase — translated: MGLSTHVLDTMNGCPAAGMAVALYSTHGEQATLLKRLVLNHDGRTDAPLFDNASLKVGTYRLTFDVAGYFRARGVQLPEPNFLNQVSLDFGVAHADQHYHVPLLVSPWSYSTYRGS